DNA from Nitriliruptor alkaliphilus DSM 45188:
TGGCGTCGGCCAGTTCCTCGGCGTCGTGCCCGCCAGTGCCCGGGACTTCGTCAAGCGGGTCATCGGCCTGCCCGGCGACGAGATCCGCATCGAGGCCGGCACCGTCTTCGTCAACGGTGAGCCGCTCGACGAGCCGTACAAGGTCGACGAGGACAACGACTACGGCCCCGTGATCGTGCCCGAGGACCGGCTGTTCTTCCTCGGCGACAACCGCCCCAACTCCTCCGACTCGCGCCGCGGGCTCGGCATGGTCGAGCGGGACCAGGTGGTCGGTCGGGCGGTGGTGATCCTGTTCCCCTTCGACCACGCCGGGCGCCTGACCGGCGTCCAGCACGAGGTGCCCACCCCCACCTCGCCCGCACCGACGGTCGAGGACGTCCCCGGGCCGGGTGAGGTCCCCGACGAGGTCACGTCCCTGGCACGGCTCGATCGTGCTGGCTAGCTGAAGAGGCGTCCCTGGCGCAGGGCTGCGATCGGCGCCCACGAGTGGCGGTGCAACGCGCAGGGGCCGTGCTTGCGCAGGGCCGCCCGGTGGCCGGGCGACGGGTAGCCCTTGTTGGACGCGAACGCGTAGCGAGGGTGGTCGGCGTCCCAGGCCCGGAGCATCGCATCCCGGGTGACCTTGGCGACGATGGAGGCCGCGGCGATCGAGGTCGATCGACCGTCGCCGCCGACGAGCAGCTCGTTGTGGGTCCCGTACCCGGCAAGGAAGTCCCAGTTGCCGTCCAGCAGCAGCACGTCCGGCCGCACGGGCAGCGCCTCGACCGCCCGGCGCGCGGCGACACGCCGGGCCTCGCTCAGACCCAGCTGGTCGATCTCCTCGTTGCTGGCGTGCCCCACGCCGACGGCGAGCGCGACCGACCGCACGCGGTCCGCCAGCCGTTCGCGCTCCGGTGCCGACAGGACCTTCGAGTCGCGCAGCTTGTAGACGCGTCGGTCGCTCGGCATGACGACGGCGGCGTAGGTGACCGGCCCGGCCCAGGCCCCGCACCCGACCTCGTCCACCCCCGCGACGACGGCACCTGCGTCCCAGTGAGGCCGTTCGGCGCGGACCCCGGGGACGGGGACCTTGCGTCGCCGTCGACGCCCCCCGGCGGGTTCGGTGACGCTCTCTGAAGCGGCGGTCGTGGTCATCAGCGGGACCGTACCGGCGTCCCCAGCCGGGCCGGGTCAGCGGCGGGCAGGTGCGCGGCGGCCGCTACCCTCGCGCGGTCCCCACCGTGCCTTCCCCACCCCCCCGGAAGGCCGCGACACGA
Protein-coding regions in this window:
- the lepB gene encoding signal peptidase I yields the protein MPEPDDAPLYTSGVDPSRSVEGSTDGSPPAADRPRRRRRDAHEVDRKDGSFLRELPVLLLVAFVLAFLLRTFVLQVFFIPSASMEPTLMVDDRMVVEKVTYRFREPERGEIVVFEGDNTAPPDGNGAVGDIVRGVGQFLGVVPASARDFVKRVIGLPGDEIRIEAGTVFVNGEPLDEPYKVDEDNDYGPVIVPEDRLFFLGDNRPNSSDSRRGLGMVERDQVVGRAVVILFPFDHAGRLTGVQHEVPTPTSPAPTVEDVPGPGEVPDEVTSLARLDRAG
- a CDS encoding ribonuclease HII — its product is MTTTAASESVTEPAGGRRRRRKVPVPGVRAERPHWDAGAVVAGVDEVGCGAWAGPVTYAAVVMPSDRRVYKLRDSKVLSAPERERLADRVRSVALAVGVGHASNEEIDQLGLSEARRVAARRAVEALPVRPDVLLLDGNWDFLAGYGTHNELLVGGDGRSTSIAAASIVAKVTRDAMLRAWDADHPRYAFASNKGYPSPGHRAALRKHGPCALHRHSWAPIAALRQGRLFS